One region of Streptomyces davaonensis JCM 4913 genomic DNA includes:
- a CDS encoding acyltransferase domain-containing protein has translation MGAHLAGAPELRLVDVAATLADGRRAHAHRRAVVARTPAEAAEALAGAAHPRSHTALAPEKQPTVAFLMPGQGAQYPGMTAGLHRHDALFREHLVECAEPFSDALGTDVLAAILADDEELSRRTDLAQAALFSVEYALARRLEPWGIRPQALAGHSVGEYTAACLAGVVDLPDAVRMVAARGRLMRQAPPGAMLSVRLGEAAVAEELSGSGVELAALNEPGGCVVAGPADAVERLAERLTARGVASTRLHTAHAFHTSAVQEAADRFAAEIAGVRLRPPRIPLLSGVTGTWMTDTEAVDHDRWARQLREPVRFGAAVTALLAEGPRVLVETGPGRTLTTLARRSTAWGPEHRTVQTVRHPSEPREDVDVLTLALGALWAAGVDVDWRPARGGRTPRKVSLPGYPFRPDRHWIESAYVTGGGPRSSASGGGPSAPVPVPEPRPETPTVGTRAVLTAIWSDLLGVPDVPPDANFFDLRGDSLIAVQLASRATKAGLTMSPQDVFTHQTVAELADALDAAAAPETGRSPARERWTGPVPLTPAQLRLLQEPRSKDFHVPLVLQIPGALAPQALDEALNAVVALHDGLRLRVRHRDGLWEQEVADPTRRVPLLVVDSDEPDAAPRVAEELGRAVAADCYAGGPLLRAACLPRSGLVILVLHHLLVDIASERLLLQDLNTACGQALAGSPVELSPATTAWPEWAARVTALAAEPDVHAERALWAGERRKALRSATRSATGEADVRCAQAVLDAADTAALQAFQRGRRAPLDETLLAAVAVAHRHVTGEDAVLADIEGHGRAVPFPGLDLTRTIGPCTTVYPVLLSTGGRGLDGALARTRDALHEIPRQGLGHGVLARLHAPTAALLAEVPEPELMVSYLGALSYDTAGLDDGPLRPAPGVVPAARSAAACLGNPMELRCWLSADRLHLDWWYDARRHEEASVRELVERTATALREAGRSTGPTEPTAPTEPDGSGGWDALTDDEFAVLFSEPRRSEKDSR, from the coding sequence CGCGCACGCGCACCGCCGTGCGGTGGTCGCCCGCACTCCGGCGGAGGCCGCCGAGGCGCTCGCCGGGGCCGCCCACCCGCGCTCCCACACCGCTCTCGCCCCCGAGAAGCAGCCCACGGTCGCGTTTCTGATGCCGGGTCAGGGAGCCCAGTACCCCGGGATGACGGCGGGACTGCACCGGCACGACGCGCTCTTCAGGGAGCACCTCGTCGAGTGCGCCGAGCCGTTCTCCGACGCCCTGGGCACCGATGTGCTCGCGGCGATCCTGGCCGACGACGAGGAGCTGTCCCGGCGCACGGACCTCGCCCAGGCCGCCCTGTTCAGCGTCGAGTACGCGCTCGCCCGCAGGCTCGAGCCCTGGGGGATACGGCCGCAGGCGCTCGCGGGCCACAGCGTCGGGGAGTACACCGCGGCCTGCCTGGCGGGCGTCGTCGATCTGCCGGACGCGGTGCGCATGGTCGCCGCGCGAGGGCGTCTCATGCGCCAGGCGCCGCCCGGCGCCATGCTCTCGGTGCGGCTGGGCGAGGCGGCCGTCGCCGAAGAGCTGAGCGGCAGCGGCGTGGAGTTGGCCGCGCTCAACGAACCCGGTGGCTGTGTCGTCGCCGGTCCGGCCGACGCGGTGGAGCGGCTCGCCGAGCGGCTCACGGCGCGCGGTGTGGCCTCGACCCGGCTGCACACCGCCCACGCCTTCCACACCAGCGCCGTACAGGAGGCCGCCGACCGCTTCGCCGCGGAGATCGCCGGCGTCCGGCTGCGTCCACCGCGGATCCCGCTGCTCTCCGGGGTCACCGGCACCTGGATGACGGACACCGAGGCCGTCGACCACGACCGCTGGGCCCGGCAGTTGAGGGAGCCGGTGCGCTTCGGCGCCGCGGTGACGGCCCTGTTGGCCGAAGGCCCCCGCGTGCTGGTGGAGACCGGCCCGGGCCGCACCCTGACCACGCTGGCCCGCCGCAGTACCGCCTGGGGCCCGGAGCACCGAACGGTGCAGACCGTCCGGCACCCCTCCGAGCCGCGAGAGGACGTCGACGTCCTGACCCTCGCCCTCGGTGCGCTGTGGGCCGCCGGGGTGGACGTCGACTGGCGCCCGGCCCGGGGCGGGCGGACGCCGCGCAAGGTCTCGCTGCCCGGATACCCGTTCCGCCCGGACCGGCACTGGATCGAGTCGGCGTACGTCACGGGCGGCGGCCCGAGGAGCTCGGCGTCGGGCGGCGGCCCGAGCGCGCCCGTGCCCGTGCCCGAGCCGCGGCCGGAGACGCCGACGGTCGGCACCCGTGCCGTCCTCACCGCCATCTGGAGCGACCTGCTCGGTGTCCCCGACGTGCCGCCCGACGCCAACTTCTTCGATCTGCGCGGCGATTCACTGATCGCCGTTCAGCTGGCGTCCCGGGCCACCAAGGCCGGGCTCACGATGTCACCCCAGGACGTCTTCACCCACCAGACGGTGGCCGAGCTGGCCGACGCGCTCGACGCGGCGGCGGCCCCCGAGACCGGGCGGAGCCCGGCGCGGGAGCGATGGACCGGCCCCGTCCCGCTGACGCCCGCCCAGTTGCGGCTGCTCCAGGAGCCGCGCTCGAAGGACTTCCATGTGCCGCTGGTCCTCCAGATCCCCGGCGCCCTGGCACCGCAGGCGCTCGACGAGGCGCTGAACGCCGTGGTCGCCCTGCACGACGGGCTGCGGCTGCGCGTCCGGCACCGCGACGGACTGTGGGAACAGGAGGTCGCCGACCCCACCCGGCGGGTTCCGTTGCTGGTGGTCGACAGCGACGAGCCGGACGCCGCGCCCCGGGTCGCCGAGGAACTGGGACGGGCCGTCGCCGCCGACTGCTACGCGGGCGGGCCGCTGCTGAGGGCCGCCTGCCTGCCGCGGTCCGGTCTCGTCATCCTGGTCCTGCACCACCTGCTCGTGGACATCGCCTCCGAGCGGCTGCTCCTCCAGGACCTGAACACCGCCTGCGGACAGGCGCTCGCGGGCTCGCCCGTCGAACTGTCGCCCGCCACCACCGCGTGGCCCGAGTGGGCGGCCCGCGTCACCGCGCTGGCCGCCGAACCGGACGTACACGCCGAGCGGGCGCTGTGGGCCGGTGAGCGGCGCAAGGCCCTGCGGTCCGCGACCCGGTCCGCCACGGGCGAGGCCGACGTGCGCTGTGCGCAGGCCGTGCTCGACGCCGCCGACACGGCCGCGCTCCAGGCGTTCCAGCGCGGGCGGCGCGCCCCGCTGGACGAGACCCTGCTCGCCGCCGTGGCCGTGGCCCACCGCCATGTCACCGGCGAGGACGCGGTGTTGGCGGACATCGAGGGCCACGGACGCGCGGTGCCGTTCCCTGGCCTGGACCTCACCCGCACGATCGGCCCCTGCACCACCGTGTACCCGGTGCTGCTGAGCACCGGCGGACGCGGACTCGACGGAGCGCTCGCCCGCACCCGCGACGCGCTGCATGAGATTCCCCGGCAGGGGCTCGGCCACGGAGTGCTCGCCCGACTCCACGCGCCGACCGCGGCGCTGCTGGCCGAGGTGCCCGAGCCGGAGCTGATGGTCAGCTACCTCGGCGCCCTCTCCTACGACACGGCCGGACTCGACGACGGCCCGCTGCGCCCCGCCCCGGGCGTGGTGCCGGCCGCGCGCTCGGCCGCCGCCTGTCTGGGCAATCCGATGGAACTGCGCTGCTGGCTGAGCGCCGACCGTCTCCACCTGGACTGGTGGTACGACGCCCGGCGGCACGAGGAGGCGTCGGTGCGTGAGCTGGTGGAACGCACCGCCACCGCTCTGCGCGAGGCCGGCCGGTCCACCGGACCGACCGAGCCGACCGCGCCGACCGAGCCGGACGGTTCGGGCGGCTGGGACGCCCTGACCGACGACGAATTCGCGGTGCTGTTCAGCGAACCGCGCCGGAGCGAGAAGGACAGCCGATGA
- a CDS encoding condensation domain-containing protein produces the protein MTTDKRPRAAALDNVEDVHVLSPMQEGMLYHTLRHPDSAVYLQQAAVTFHGPLDPALLRRAWQAVVDRHTTLRSAFRWERLDKPVQVIQRTAPVPLAEHDWSDLTEDQRAAREEQLLAQDRKTGFDLSEAPLIRLHLARLGDDRHRFAFSLHHIIQDGWSTGIMLREVGTAYGALSRGEPFAPPPVRPYRDYLTWLGEQDPAEAEAFWRRRLKGFTEPTRLLRSATAGSAGQVQHARLHRLDAERTAAVTAACTEQRITLGTLLQAAWGLLLARYSGRGDVVFGAVSSGRPPQLDGVEDMVGLFVNTVPTRLRVDPDREVGDWLRDVQADALAARAYEHVPMTRIQEWSATPAGVELFETVQVLQNLDADPLAAVWQGFEDLTVADFTYYTRTNYPLTLAGLPGERLGLRISYDPSWLPDAAAERLLGHLDTLLAELAAEPRRRLGRVPMTTPGERADLERWSRGPAPSRGPGAAHHAVAEHAVRTPDAPALTSGTRRLTYRELDDRVNRTVRLLAGQGVAAGDIVGVLLPDRLEETVALLAVARAGAVPFGLDPAEAPERTAAAAREARTGLLLTRTGTTVPDGDDWDVILLDTAPEPDTGEHAVVPAPDEGPEKPAWTVTTAGTTGAPKAVLLGHAAVAAMASAAVEEFGLTADDVVLSTAPPGSADGLLELHLALGNGATLRCPERPVTAAALLREAQDHRSHPDLTGVTCLRLTPSLLAALPGEHPLPGVRTVLVSGERGPRATLRRWASGRTLFEVYGTAETAGLATVARVPDTEPARPGGRPTAGVAAYVLDDSGAALPAGVPGELHLGGEAVARGYPGRPALTAERFRSAPRADSPHGRLLATGDLARWTEDGRLEILGRADRRLAVRGQVVDPAEVEDALVALADVEQAVVTADGQGETRRLLAHVVPARQGGDEPAGDLDTDQVDQWRQVFAHAYGSTDLGAEPDFNTAGWNSSLTGGAIPDAEMREWLDGTLDRLRALAPRRVLEIGCGTGMLLLPLSAECERYWATDLSPTAVDYVRDHLPPSVADRVELRCQEGDDVTGLPEAAFDLVIVNSVAQYFPHAAYLRRVLDRARALLAPGGRIFVGDVRSLPLLDAQHLAGQLANCPDHHDTRQLWQAAHRAARTDEELVLHPDFFRRTVAGAPGGSTRITVRRGRARNEMSRFRYDALLTFDTGAESEAPARVTEWRGDLAAVREELAARPGSLLVRGVPDARCHGLAVAVRSLQDGTAPHDTGTLRAAAESDPAVEPDDLHDLAERHGYLAELLVGDRPGTVDALFAPAEGPGKETVRAKWWAYADTLRPAPRPWPDCANDPLTRRRESRLLPRLRAALDSGPLPSHLVPDEFILTGSLPLTRHGRPDPGALPASERGSRDGAAAFVPPRDSTELRICKVWEDVLGVRPVGATDNFFALGGHSLLAMRVISRLQRRFDQDVDLAVLFGNPTVAELADVLRPGTGKSARSSLVALREQGDRPPFFAVHQTGMNTLVYQFLADQLGPQQPFYMLEHSDIARFDRLQDLAAHYVDAVREAFPHGPYRLGGLSFGGLVAFEMAQQLTAAGEEVEVLTLFESSLAGSPPDLAPRELLAYRTHHYARVFELIFHRSVRLTEEELLPLDDEQAQLDLLYRRVAEVLEGDIGIDLFRSTVDAVRTARRMMQGYRPDPWDGPLTLFIGLDPMPEGINDPEFYRPDRALGWDAVAPGLRILDVPGDHLTLLNPPHVEVLVRHLRPLLGEQDPGGTP, from the coding sequence ATGACCACGGACAAGCGGCCCCGCGCCGCCGCGCTCGACAACGTGGAGGACGTCCACGTCCTCTCGCCCATGCAGGAGGGGATGCTCTACCACACCCTGCGCCACCCCGACTCGGCCGTCTATCTCCAGCAGGCCGCCGTCACCTTCCACGGCCCGCTCGACCCCGCGCTGCTGCGCCGGGCCTGGCAGGCGGTGGTGGACCGGCACACCACCCTGCGCAGCGCGTTCCGCTGGGAGCGGCTGGACAAGCCGGTGCAGGTGATCCAGCGCACCGCGCCCGTCCCGCTGGCCGAGCACGACTGGAGCGACCTGACCGAGGACCAGCGCGCCGCCCGCGAGGAGCAGTTGCTGGCCCAGGACCGCAAGACCGGCTTCGATCTGTCCGAGGCCCCGCTGATCCGCCTGCACCTGGCCCGGCTCGGCGACGACCGGCACCGCTTCGCCTTCAGCCTCCACCACATCATCCAGGACGGCTGGTCCACCGGGATCATGCTGCGCGAAGTGGGCACCGCCTACGGGGCGTTGTCCCGGGGCGAGCCCTTCGCGCCACCGCCGGTACGGCCGTACCGCGACTACCTCACCTGGCTCGGCGAGCAGGACCCCGCCGAGGCCGAGGCGTTCTGGCGGCGGCGGCTGAAGGGCTTCACCGAGCCGACACGGCTGCTGCGTTCGGCCACCGCCGGCTCCGCCGGCCAGGTGCAGCACGCCCGGCTGCACCGGCTCGACGCCGAGCGGACCGCCGCGGTGACGGCGGCCTGCACCGAGCAGCGGATCACCCTGGGCACCCTGCTTCAGGCCGCCTGGGGCCTGCTGCTGGCGCGCTACTCCGGCCGCGGGGACGTGGTGTTCGGGGCCGTCTCCTCCGGGCGCCCGCCCCAGCTGGACGGCGTGGAGGACATGGTCGGACTCTTCGTCAACACCGTGCCCACCCGGCTGCGCGTCGACCCGGACCGGGAGGTCGGCGACTGGCTCCGCGACGTGCAGGCCGACGCCCTGGCCGCCCGCGCCTACGAGCACGTGCCCATGACCCGTATCCAGGAGTGGAGCGCGACGCCCGCCGGAGTGGAGCTGTTCGAGACCGTTCAGGTGCTCCAGAACCTCGACGCGGACCCCCTCGCGGCCGTCTGGCAGGGCTTCGAGGACCTGACCGTCGCCGACTTCACGTACTACACCCGCACCAACTACCCGCTCACCCTGGCCGGCCTGCCCGGCGAGCGGCTGGGACTGCGCATCTCCTACGATCCGTCCTGGCTCCCCGACGCCGCCGCCGAGCGCCTGCTCGGGCATCTGGACACCCTGCTCGCCGAACTCGCCGCCGAGCCCCGGCGCCGTCTGGGCCGGGTCCCGATGACGACCCCCGGCGAACGCGCCGACCTGGAGCGCTGGTCCCGTGGCCCGGCCCCGAGCCGCGGCCCGGGCGCCGCCCACCACGCGGTCGCCGAACACGCCGTCCGTACGCCGGACGCGCCGGCGTTGACCTCCGGCACCCGCCGGCTCACCTACCGCGAGCTGGACGACCGGGTGAACCGGACGGTCCGGCTGCTGGCCGGACAGGGGGTGGCCGCCGGCGACATCGTGGGCGTCCTGCTGCCGGACCGCCTGGAGGAGACCGTCGCGCTGCTCGCCGTCGCGCGGGCCGGTGCCGTGCCCTTCGGCCTCGACCCCGCCGAGGCGCCGGAGCGGACGGCCGCCGCGGCCCGCGAGGCCCGGACCGGCCTGCTGCTCACCCGCACCGGCACGACCGTGCCGGACGGCGACGACTGGGACGTGATCCTGCTGGACACGGCACCGGAGCCGGACACCGGGGAGCACGCCGTCGTCCCCGCGCCGGACGAAGGCCCGGAGAAGCCGGCCTGGACGGTGACGACCGCCGGGACGACCGGCGCGCCCAAGGCCGTCCTGCTCGGCCACGCGGCCGTCGCCGCCATGGCCTCGGCCGCGGTCGAGGAGTTCGGTCTCACCGCCGACGACGTGGTGCTCTCCACGGCCCCGCCCGGCAGCGCCGACGGGCTGCTCGAACTCCACCTCGCCCTCGGCAACGGCGCCACCCTGCGCTGCCCCGAACGCCCGGTCACCGCCGCCGCGTTGCTCCGCGAGGCCCAGGACCACCGCAGCCACCCCGACCTCACCGGCGTGACCTGCCTGCGGCTCACCCCGTCCCTGCTCGCGGCGCTGCCCGGCGAGCACCCGCTGCCCGGCGTGCGCACGGTCCTGGTCTCCGGCGAACGCGGCCCGCGCGCGACCCTGCGCCGCTGGGCGAGCGGCCGCACCCTGTTCGAGGTGTACGGCACCGCGGAGACGGCCGGCCTCGCCACCGTCGCCCGTGTGCCCGACACCGAACCGGCCCGTCCGGGCGGGCGGCCCACCGCCGGAGTCGCCGCGTACGTCCTCGACGACTCCGGCGCCGCGCTGCCGGCGGGGGTTCCCGGCGAGCTCCACCTCGGCGGCGAGGCGGTGGCCCGCGGCTACCCGGGCCGGCCCGCGCTCACCGCGGAGCGCTTCCGCTCCGCCCCGCGGGCGGACAGCCCGCACGGCAGGCTGCTGGCCACCGGCGATCTCGCGCGGTGGACCGAGGACGGCCGACTGGAGATCCTCGGCCGCGCCGACCGGCGGCTGGCCGTGCGGGGACAGGTCGTCGACCCCGCCGAGGTCGAGGACGCGCTCGTAGCCCTCGCCGACGTCGAGCAGGCCGTCGTGACCGCCGACGGCCAGGGCGAGACCCGTCGGCTGCTCGCCCACGTCGTGCCCGCCCGGCAGGGCGGCGACGAACCCGCCGGGGACCTGGACACCGACCAGGTCGACCAGTGGCGGCAGGTCTTCGCGCACGCCTACGGCAGCACGGACCTCGGTGCCGAGCCCGACTTCAACACCGCCGGCTGGAACAGCAGCCTCACCGGCGGGGCGATCCCCGACGCGGAGATGCGCGAATGGCTCGACGGCACCCTGGACCGGCTCCGCGCGCTCGCCCCGCGCCGGGTCCTGGAGATCGGCTGCGGTACCGGCATGCTCCTGCTCCCGCTGAGCGCCGAGTGCGAGCGGTACTGGGCGACGGACCTGTCACCGACGGCCGTCGACTACGTCCGCGACCATCTGCCGCCGTCCGTCGCCGACCGGGTGGAGCTGCGCTGCCAGGAGGGCGACGACGTCACCGGGCTGCCCGAGGCCGCCTTCGACCTGGTGATCGTCAACTCCGTCGCGCAGTACTTCCCGCACGCCGCCTACCTGCGCCGCGTCCTCGACCGGGCCCGCGCCCTGCTGGCCCCGGGCGGACGGATCTTCGTCGGCGACGTCCGCAGCCTGCCGCTGCTCGATGCCCAGCACCTCGCCGGGCAGCTCGCCAACTGCCCCGACCACCACGACACCCGGCAGCTGTGGCAGGCCGCCCACCGCGCCGCCCGCACCGACGAGGAACTCGTCCTGCACCCCGACTTCTTCCGCCGGACGGTGGCCGGGGCACCCGGCGGCAGCACCCGCATCACGGTACGGCGGGGCCGCGCCCGCAACGAGATGTCCCGCTTCCGCTACGACGCCCTGCTCACCTTCGACACCGGCGCCGAGTCCGAGGCGCCGGCCCGGGTCACCGAGTGGCGCGGAGATCTCGCGGCCGTCCGCGAGGAACTCGCCGCACGGCCCGGTTCCCTGCTCGTGCGCGGCGTTCCCGACGCCCGCTGTCACGGTCTCGCGGTCGCCGTCCGGTCCCTTCAGGACGGCACCGCCCCCCATGACACCGGCACCCTGCGGGCCGCCGCGGAGAGCGATCCGGCCGTGGAACCCGACGATCTGCACGACCTCGCCGAGCGCCACGGCTACCTCGCCGAACTCCTCGTCGGCGACCGTCCGGGCACCGTCGACGCCCTGTTCGCGCCCGCCGAGGGGCCGGGCAAGGAGACCGTACGGGCGAAGTGGTGGGCCTACGCCGACACCCTGCGGCCCGCTCCGCGCCCCTGGCCCGACTGCGCCAACGACCCGCTCACCCGGCGCCGGGAGAGCCGGCTGCTGCCCCGGCTGCGCGCCGCGCTCGACTCGGGCCCCCTGCCGTCGCACCTCGTCCCCGACGAGTTCATCCTCACCGGCAGCCTGCCGCTGACCCGGCACGGCCGCCCCGACCCGGGGGCGCTGCCGGCCTCCGAACGCGGCTCCCGCGACGGCGCGGCGGCCTTCGTGCCGCCCAGGGACAGCACCGAGCTCAGGATCTGCAAGGTGTGGGAGGACGTGCTCGGGGTGCGCCCGGTCGGCGCCACCGACAACTTCTTCGCGCTCGGCGGGCACTCCCTGCTGGCGATGCGGGTGATCTCCCGGCTCCAGCGCCGGTTCGACCAGGACGTGGACCTGGCGGTCCTGTTCGGCAACCCGACCGTCGCCGAGCTCGCCGACGTGCTGCGGCCCGGCACCGGCAAGAGCGCCCGCTCCTCGCTGGTCGCGCTGCGGGAACAGGGGGACAGGCCGCCGTTCTTCGCCGTCCACCAGACCGGGATGAACACGCTCGTCTACCAGTTCCTGGCCGACCAGCTCGGACCCCAGCAGCCCTTCTACATGCTGGAGCACTCCGACATCGCCCGGTTCGACCGGCTCCAGGATCTCGCGGCGCACTACGTCGACGCCGTGCGCGAGGCCTTCCCGCACGGCCCCTACCGGCTCGGCGGCCTCTCCTTCGGCGGTCTCGTCGCCTTCGAGATGGCCCAGCAGCTCACCGCCGCGGGCGAAGAGGTCGAGGTGCTCACCCTGTTCGAGTCCTCCCTGGCGGGTTCGCCCCCGGACCTCGCCCCGCGCGAGCTGCTGGCCTACCGCACCCACCACTACGCACGGGTCTTCGAGCTGATCTTCCACCGGTCCGTGCGGCTCACCGAGGAGGAGCTCCTGCCGCTCGACGACGAGCAGGCCCAACTCGACCTGCTGTACCGGCGGGTGGCGGAGGTGCTCGAAGGGGACATCGGCATCGACCTGTTCCGCTCCACCGTCGACGCGGTCCGCACCGCCCGCCGCATGATGCAGGGCTACCGGCCCGATCCCTGGGACGGCCCGCTGACCCTGTTCATCGGCCTCGACCCGATGCCCGAGGGGATCAACGACCCCGAGTTCTACCGGCCCGACCGCGCGCTCGGCTGGGACGCCGTGGCCCCCGGGCTGCGGATCCTGGACGTGCCCGGTGACCATCTGACGCTGCTCAACCCGCCCCACGTCGAAGTACTCGTCCGACACCTGCGCCCCCTGCTCGGTGAGCAGGACCCCGGAGGCACCCCATGA